The following DNA comes from Dehalococcoidales bacterium.
GCAGCCCTGGGTCAGAACAAATACAAGATCCAGATAGCCAAGGTTATGACCAAACGTGCCATCCTTGCCTGCAAATAGCCTTAAGGCTTAACAGACAAGCGTTACAGGCACAACGAAACGGGCTGGAGATTATCCAGCCCGTTTCTGATGTTCGCAGGCGCTGGTGATAATTGAAATGAACTGTCTAGTACAAACTCCATTCATCCTCGTTTATCATACCGACTTCTGATACCATTTCATCCAAAAGGAAATCGAGCTTCTCTTTAGACGAGCTTGGAGGCAACATTACAATCGGGAGAGGCCACATGGGTCACTGGGGAACATACCGCCTGTTGAATTTGCAGGGGCATTGGTGCCAAAATAACCGGGAAAACCACTTTATGATTGATCCTAAGATGGGGGCAAGTTCAGCGTCTACCTCCCTTCAAGTGTGTTGAACTTTATATTTCCATGATTTAGTTTTGATTTTGAGTGAGATTCTTTCCATATGTCCATTAGTTGACATAAAAATCCATCGTAACATTGGCCAGGGGCGCGGCTTCTGTCCAGCATAGCCTTGGTGGAGTTTTTTAGACCAATTGTGCTGTGAGTCCTATGTATCTTCATGCTTGCTGTAACTCCCTCCCGCCAATAGAAAAAGCCTTTTGTTTCGCTGGAGTTGCAGATTCGATAAAACCAAAAATCATCTCCTGCATTTTTTAATGCACCAGGAAAATCAACAGTCATTATTGTTCTCAATATATCTATGGAATAATTTAACATGGGTTCTATTATAAAAATGCTATAAGGCAGAATATCAGAGCATTACAAAAACGTTATAATCAGGAAAATAATACAAATCTTAATATTGCGAGCGGCGCTTCTGAGCGTAATCCAACCAGGCAAAGTCCTGGGCTATTACTAGAAGACGATGTTCCACTTGATTAAATAAAACACTTAATAACCATATAAAATTATTACATTTAACGATGTAATGTAGTATCATGGTGGATAGGAGTGGTATTACTTAAATACCGTTCTTTGGGAAGATGACTATTGTTGATAGAAAAATAAGCTCGGTTGACCTTGAATGCTGTGGTTTGGAGGAAAGCTTCTGCAGAGGGTCCGAGGTCATTCTATCCTATATCCGCCAGCTTAGCAGGCTAAAATCCCATGATCATGCCTGTATTTTATATGAAAGCCCCAAGGAAAAAATTTCTAGCATACTTGCGTTTGCCTGTACCGCAATAAGGCTTGGGAATATCTGTATTTACCTGGCATTTAATACTTCGAAAACAGAAATTATCGATACAATTTCGAAGGAAAATTCATCTGTATTGCGTAAGCTTGTCAAAGAGCAACTGGTTGTCGTTGACTCCAGCCTCTTCTTTTCTCCGGAGGATTGTTTCGAACCGGATAAAGCGATTGCCGTAGTGCAGAAAGAAATCACGAAGGCTTTCAGTATGCAAGTTTTTCCTTGTGTGATAAGTGATATGGATTGGGCATTGAGGGGGGAGGGCTCAGTTGAAAACCTATTTGAATTTGAATCAAGGTTAAACAAAGAGATCATTGGCTGCGAATCATGGAAGGCAATATGTCAGTACGATATTTCCAAATTTCATCCTAAGGTTATTAAGGAAGTGCTTAGAACGCACCCTACGATAATCTGGAAGGGACAGGTGCTCGACAATTGTTATTATATGCCGCCGGAGGAATTTTTAAGCGGTCGTCGCGATCAAATTGAGGTTAAGCGTTGGCTTTCCCATCTGGAAGACAGGCGATTAAAATTGCAGGAATTGGCAGAGAATGAAGCATGTTATCAATCTATCTTTGAAAATGCTGGCACCGCCATATGTATTATCGATGGAGCAGGTATTGTCAGTCTGATAAACCACCAATGGGAAAGAACCCTGGGTTTTACTAAAGGCGAAGTGGAACAAAAGATCCATTTCCTTGATTTTGTTCATCCCGGGGATAAAGATGCGGTAAGCAGGTATATCAATGTAGCAGGTAAAGTATATGAAGCCAACCCTAATGGTCACGAGGTAAGGTTAGTTGACTCTAAAGGTCAGACAACCTATGTAGTTTTTTCAATTCACTTAATCCCCAGTTGTGAAAAGTATATCATTTCTGCACTGGATATCACCGAATTGAAAAATAAGAATGGACAACTTCAGTTGTATCATAAACACCTGGAGGAATTAGTAAAAAAACGCACCAGAAAGCTGGAAAAAGAAACTGAAAAAAGCCGACGTCTGGCAAGGGAAATTTCTCAGCTATATCAGCAGGAGTCAGAATTGCGGAAACAGCTGGAGAATTCATCCAGAGAAAACACAAAATTTACCCGTTTTCTGGTTCATGAACTGAAAACTCCACTCACGCCTATGGTCGGTTCCGCTGATATTCTGTTCGAAAAAGCAAAAAGCACTGAGTTTGAAAGACTGGCCTCCAATATACATCGGGGGGCACATAGTCTGAATAACCGGGTTAACGACTTGTTGGATTTAGCGCGGGGAGATATGGGTTTGCTTCACCTTTCTTGTGGCTGGATAGACTTACCGGGTATTCTCAAGGATGTAGTGTGTTATATGGCAGTGGAGTTTGAGCGCCGGAAACAGCTGGTATGTCTGGACATAGATTTTAATACCCCCTTAATTTGGGCAGATGCTGAACGCTTGCGCCAGGTTATCATCAATTTGTTGGAAAATGCTTCCAAGTTTACACCAGCTCATGGTCGTATTTTTATAAAAACCACAAAAGTTGGAGATTCTCTGATTGTAATGATTAGAGATACAGGATGTGGAATTAAAAAGGAGCGCCAAGGTACGATTTTTAATGATTACTCGACCCAGCCTAAACCAGACGATCCCGCTGCTAATATGGGTATTGGTTTGCATTTGTGCAAACTATTGATGGATCTGCATGGCGGTGACTTGTGGGTTAACAGCAAAGAAGGAGAAGGAAGCGAGTTTAGTTTTTCTTTCCCGCTTGATAAAGATAGCAACAGGAGGTAACGCTGGTGGACATTCTGGTTGTAGAAGACGATAGTGATGTAGCGGAATTTATTTCTATAGCATTTGAAATGGCCTGGCCAGGAGCAAACATCAAGCAAGCACACCTCGGCCGGCAGGCGCTGGAATTGGCAGAAAAAGAAAACTTCAACCTGGTTGTTCTCGATCTGAACCTTCCGGATTTAGAAGGTTACGATGTTCTAACCAGCATACGTCCACGCACCTCAGCCCCGGTTATTATTGCTACTGTAAGAAGCAGTGAAGCTGAGATTGTTAAAGGACTGGAATATGGAGCGGATGATTACATCGTCAAGCCGTTTGGTCAGCTGGAATTGGTTGCACGTGCCCGTGCGGTATTGAGGCGTTCTCAGGAGTTTAATATATATGCACCGGTGATTCGCGGTCCAGTTCGGCTGGAGCCGGGAAGAGGAGAATTGGTCTACGGACATAAAAGAATTCATGTCACTCGTACGGAAAGCTTGATATTGAGTTTGTTGTTGCAGAGCCCGGGTCAGCTGGTGACCTATTCACAATTGGAAGAAGTCATATGGGGAGAACCCGGAGCGTGTCCTAACTCGTCCGATGCTATAAGGGTTTACGTTAGCCGGCTAAGA
Coding sequences within:
- a CDS encoding MEDS domain-containing protein, which codes for MTIVDRKISSVDLECCGLEESFCRGSEVILSYIRQLSRLKSHDHACILYESPKEKISSILAFACTAIRLGNICIYLAFNTSKTEIIDTISKENSSVLRKLVKEQLVVVDSSLFFSPEDCFEPDKAIAVVQKEITKAFSMQVFPCVISDMDWALRGEGSVENLFEFESRLNKEIIGCESWKAICQYDISKFHPKVIKEVLRTHPTIIWKGQVLDNCYYMPPEEFLSGRRDQIEVKRWLSHLEDRRLKLQELAENEACYQSIFENAGTAICIIDGAGIVSLINHQWERTLGFTKGEVEQKIHFLDFVHPGDKDAVSRYINVAGKVYEANPNGHEVRLVDSKGQTTYVVFSIHLIPSCEKYIISALDITELKNKNGQLQLYHKHLEELVKKRTRKLEKETEKSRRLAREISQLYQQESELRKQLENSSRENTKFTRFLVHELKTPLTPMVGSADILFEKAKSTEFERLASNIHRGAHSLNNRVNDLLDLARGDMGLLHLSCGWIDLPGILKDVVCYMAVEFERRKQLVCLDIDFNTPLIWADAERLRQVIINLLENASKFTPAHGRIFIKTTKVGDSLIVMIRDTGCGIKKERQGTIFNDYSTQPKPDDPAANMGIGLHLCKLLMDLHGGDLWVNSKEGEGSEFSFSFPLDKDSNRR
- a CDS encoding response regulator transcription factor, which gives rise to MDILVVEDDSDVAEFISIAFEMAWPGANIKQAHLGRQALELAEKENFNLVVLDLNLPDLEGYDVLTSIRPRTSAPVIIATVRSSEAEIVKGLEYGADDYIVKPFGQLELVARARAVLRRSQEFNIYAPVIRGPVRLEPGRGELVYGHKRIHVTRTESLILSLLLQSPGQLVTYSQLEEVIWGEPGACPNSSDAIRVYVSRLRNKIGKDYQCKINIRAHAGAGYILNI